A region of the Oncorhynchus gorbuscha isolate QuinsamMale2020 ecotype Even-year linkage group LG02, OgorEven_v1.0, whole genome shotgun sequence genome:
TCatcctttctcttctctgtgcTACAGGAGCAGTATGAGCTCTACTGTGAGATGGGCTCCACATTCCAGCTATGTAAGATCTGTGCTGAGAATGACAAGGATGTGAAGATAGAGCCCTGCAGCCACCTCATGTGCACCTCCTGTCTCACTGCCTGGCAGGTATTTCCCAGAATTATGTCATCTTGCAAGAGTGTCTAATGTTTCACATTCATTTTGTATATTTTATTGGTCGTAAGTGTTGAGAATAGACGTTTTGCTCCTACTCTGGgtaaaatgagaaaaagaaaccCGCACTCTGCTCTTTTAATAAGCTTTATGTATCGGTTCcatggccttcgtcagagcttttgagTTTTTTAAAATTGGCACCCTCATGTAGACCTAGCCACACCCACATCCGTTCCACCCATAAAATTGGGTTTGAGTTGAGGGAAAACAaataagtgctaccaaatataacaatatgcatttcataaatatttaAATAGTGTGTACATAACGTATTAAAGACGtctgtaaaaccacaatgaggacatCGACCTACCAAGCAAATTTTCATAAATCGCTGCGTACAGCGCAAGAAAAACGTCAGAGTAATCTGAAATAGGGGAATAATTCATGTTCACATTTACAACATAACATACATCATTAAGACCTTCAGGAAATAATGTCTGGAGAGTGAAAATCCCAAAACATTCTCCTTTGCTCAGAGTATTATTTTGATCACCTCCCCTGCCTCATATCTTAACTTTGTCTATGCCACAAAATCTAAAGGTAGAAATGTAATGTTTTAGGTCATTAAAATGTACTGCGACTGGATAATCcctgagcgtctgctaaatgacttaaatgtaaatgtaaatgtttctccTGATTGAACTTATGTTCACAGATTCTctatgagagaatgagaggttATACCTACATAGCACATCCTACTCTTATGGGTAAAACTAAAAGCAATGCATGAAGCTTCTTTAGTCATaggctcaaaaaaataaagagaacactcaaacaacacaatgtaactccaagttaatcacacttctgtgaaatcaaactgtccacttaggaagcaacacttattgacaatacatttcacatgctgttgtgcaaatggaatagacaacaggtggaaattacaggcaattagcaagacaccgccaataaaggagtggttctgcaggtggtgaccacagaccacttctcagttcctatgcttcctggctgatgttttggtcacttttgaatgctggcggtgctttcactctagtggtagcatgagacggagtctacaacccacacaagtggctcaggtagtgcagctcatccaggatggcacatcaatgcgagctgtggcaagaaggtttgctgtgtctgtcagcgtagtgtccagagcatggaggcgctaccaggatacaggccagtacatcaggagacgtggaggagaccgtagcagggcaacaacccagcagcggGACTGCTATCTCCGCCCTTGTGCAAGTAGGAGCACTGCCAatagccctgcaaaatgacctccatcaggccacaaatgtgcatgtgtctgctcaaacggtcagaaacagactccatgagggtggtatgagggcccgacatccacaggtgggggttttgCTTAcaagcccaacaccgtgcaggacgtttggcatttgccagagaacaccaagattggcaaattcgccactggcaccctgtgctcttcacagattaaagcactgagcacatgtgacagagtctggagacgccgtggagaacgttctgctgcctgcaacatcctccagcatgacctgtttggcggtgggtcagtcatggtgtggggtggcatttctttggggggccgcacagccctccatgtgctcgccagaggtagcctgactgccattaggtaccgagattaGATCCTCAgacccttgtgagaccatatgctggtgcggttggccatgggttcctcctaatgcaagacaatgctagacctcatgtggctggagtgtgtcagcagttcctgcaagaggaaggcattgatgctatggactggcccgcccgttccccagacctgaatccaattgagcacatctgggacatcatgtctcgctccatccatcaacgccacgttgcaccacagactgtccaggagttggaggatgctttagtccaggtctgggaggagatccctcaggagaccatccgccacctcatcaggagcatgcccaggcgttgtagggaggtcatacagacacgtggaggccacacacactactgaacctcattttgacttgttttaaggacattacatcaaagttggatcagcctgtagtgtggttttccactttaattttgagtgtgactccaaatccagacctccatgggttgataattttgatttccattgatcattttttgtgtgattttgttatcagcacattcaactatgtaaagaaaaaagtatttaataataatatttcattcattcagatctaggatgtgttattttagtgttccctttatttttttgagcagtgtatttaggaTGCATCATAAGCTGCCCTGAACAGTTAATAGTTCAACAGGTGTCTTGATAATAAAGATTCAGCGAGTCAGTGTTTCCTGTGTCACATGCAATTGCTTTTGAGTTGTTCAGAATGTTTTGATATTTCATCAATccataaataatctagacctacatgtaaaAGTATCGCTTGCACTTTTGACAATTTCACAAGACATGTTTTATGATGTGCCTAAATACTTAACCACTTGATTATTTAATTACCTACATGTTATTTAAAGTTATCCGTTTGGAATGCAACATGTTATAAAAAAGAAATAGAAAATCTCTAAATTGGGCATGCCTAAAAGTAGTGCAATTGAAGGCATATATATGTGTTAACTTTGATAGTGTTGTATGCAACATTATCGCCAAGTGACTTGATGCCTACTGTGCCAAAGTGATTTAGAGTTGTTCAACGGGAGTGACAACGAGTGTGTGTTGATTAACAATAATGTTGTGAAAATGAACTTTTAACCATATAAATTTGATTAAAATAAATGTTGTGCATGCAAATGttgtgcatgttaacattagGTGATAATTAAGAGTAAGTAAAGTGATTGTCAGGCAAAAATGATTAAAACATTTTACCATTACATTTGATGTATAGTCACATTCACTGTGGTCTGAAGCATGCTATATAGAATTCACGCTGGCGATGCCGCATGTCTAAGCAGTGTCTTATCATCCTAAAACTTACTCTTGAGCTGGGAGGTTTTTTTCCTTCTTAAAACAGGTTCACAGGATTCCTTGGACCttttctgagatgctttgtggatatcAGCCCTTTGCCCgattttattttaaactgcaataTTGCTCTCTCCTAGGAATCGGAGGGGCAGGGCTGTCCGTTCTGCCGCTGTGAGATTAAAGGCACAGAGCCCATCGTGGTAGACCCCTTCCACCCCAAGAACAGCAGCAGCGGGGCCTCCTTTGCCAGCTTCCAGGGGCCCTACGGGGTGGAAGGAGGGGGCTCCCTGTCAGTCTCCCCCAGCAACGACGAGGACGATGACGACCGCCTGGAGGATCCCCACCTCATTATGAGCAGGCTGGCCTGCACCAAGGCAAGACCACCAGCCACCATCTATGACCAGCTCGGctttgtcatgttctctctctttctcctacacacaccatctCACATCATCATTGTGTCCTTGTGGTAAAAGTAAAAAGACGATCTATAAAGACTTGGTAGTTTTCAGAATTCGCCAATTAGATACACCACCCAGTAAATCAACAACTAAAaaaccatctccctccatctacatGTTTTAGAAACAAGCTCACGTATTACTTGTTTTGATGTCTCCCCTGTGTTTTCAGGTGGAGCGCCCGCCCTCCCCTGTGACGCCCCTGCCTCCCGTGCCCCCCAGGCTGGACCTGCTGCAGCAGAGGCCCCCCAGCTCCCCAGGGGCCCCGGGCCAAGGAGCAACAACCAAGGCAAGTGGAAGACCTAATCAAATTCAAGCTTTCTTTATGTATATAATGGTGTGCCCATGCATGTCATGTGATTTTTACACTTGActattttagcagacactctaatccagagagATAGTATTGCATACAGTCATTAATATCTGCTCTCCCCAGATTGCAGCCCTCCACAGAGACAAACCTTTGCCCCTCCCTCCTGCCCTGCGAGAGTTACCCCCACCTCCCCCACCCGAACGCCCTTCTCCCCTTGGACCCCCAGAGGGCCGGCTTCAAAGGAGACCTCTGCCAAGCACCCCTCCAGAGCCCAACTGGGCCTCCAACTACATGGTTCCCCGGCACGTAGCCAAGGCCCCCCCACAGACCAACGGACCCAGTGACAGTGACTGCATCCACAGAGCAAAGCCCCTAGCAGCTATCTACTCCCTGGCAGTCGGGTATGGCATTTGTATAGAATCTGATAAAATGTGGTATGGATGTAATGTAGATGTTCAATAGAGAGAAGTTACTCTTGCCCTGAAGAGTTATGGGAAATGCTGATTTTTATTCTAGTCCAGCACttaaacaatatattttttaaaaatataaataaatatatatatatatatatataactaagcaagtcagttaagaacaaattcttattttcaatgactgccgaggaacagtaggttaactgccttgttcaggggcagaatgacagatttttaccttgtctgctcggggattcgatcttgcaaccttccagttacttgtccaacgcgctaaccactaggcttcttGCCACCCCAAATGTAATGGTGGCCTTCCATTCCTGACGTGATTGGTTGAATCAGAGGCTCTCTGGGACTTAGATTGTCTATATACCCTGTAGTAACTCATGGAGTGACTGATTGGTAATTCAATGTGTTGTATGTATTACCTGGCTCagtctgtcttgctctctgttGTTAGACCACAACAGGAGTCTACTGGTGAGAAGTCATCTGGGAGTGATGAGGAGAATGAGTACATGagccccacctctctccctgcaGCAGGACCCTCCTGGGCCATGGCAGGTGCTGTCGTGCCCTCGCCACCACCGTTCCAACCCACTAACCGCGACTCACGGTGAGTGCTCAACACTGTCACTATGAGGTGACCTGGTTGATTACGATCAGTACAGGGTCCTGACTAAGGTTTTTCTGATGCCCCTCCCTCTGCCCTTTATCTTcttccatccctacctctctctcctctcccccttctctcctagGACTGTGGCGTGTGATGTGGACTGTGAGGACCCTCAGGTGTATGAGTCCATGTGTAACATCCAGGCTACTGCTACGGagcccctccctctgccctccctgcCCCAGCAGCCACCAGAGTCAGGTACATGGAGATGGATGAAGGATCTCTATTCTCACTTTTCTGATTGCACATGAAGTCATCCCCTTTGTACAATCAGAAAACCATCATGAAACTTGAATCACACTGGCGTCTTTTGCATGTCTACACCTGCCAAGAAACATACTAGCTCAATGAATGTGGCCACAATCCGATTACAGTTATGTATCTCAGCAAGTGGAAAAtgcacactactgttcaaaagtttggggtcacttggaaatgtccttggaagaaaatcacattttttttgtccattataataacatcaaattgatcaaaaatacagtgtagacatagttgtaaatgactattgtagatggaaacagctgatttttaatgggaTATTTACATGAGGGGGTACAGAggcacattatcagcaaccatcactcctatgttccaaaGGCACGTTGTGTTACCTAATCCAAGgtaatcattttaaaaggctaattgagcattagaaaacccttttgcaattatattagcacagctgaaaacttgttctgattaaataagcaataaaatgggccttctttagactagttgcgTGTCTGgtgcatcaacatttgtgggttcgattacagtctcaaaatggccagaaacaaagaactttcttctgaaactctgcagtctattcttgttctgagaaatcaacgctgtgtactactctcttcacagaagagtgcaaactggcgctaaccagaatagaaagaggagtgggaggccccggtgcacaactgagcaagaggacaagtcctcaactggcagcttcattaaatagtacccgcaaaacaccagtctcaacgtcaacagtgaagaggcgaccccgggatgctggccttctaggcagttgcaaagaaaaagccctctctgactggccaataaaaagaaaaggtaaagatgggcaaaagaacacagacacgggacagaggaagattgaaaAAATGTGTTATGGACAAGtttctaagtttgaggtgttcggatcacaaagaagaacatttgtgagacgcagaaaaaattAAGATGCTGGATGAGTGCTTGACACCATCTGTCaggcatggtggaggcaatgtgatggtctggggttactttggtggtggtaaagtgggagatttgtacagggtaaaagggatcttaaagaaggaaggctatcactccattttgcatcaccatgccataccctgtggatggctcttaattggagccaatttcctcctacaacaggacaatgacccaaagcacacctccaaactatgcaagaactatttagggaagaagcagtcagctggtattctaacggagtggccagcacagtcatcgtatctcaaccctattgagctgttgtgggagcagcttgactgtatggtatgtaagaagtgcccatcaagccgatccaagcatggggtgaaatctcttcagattacctcagcAAATTGActactagaatgccaaaggtctgcaaggctgtaattgctgcaaatggaggattctttgacgaaagcaaagtttgaaggacacaattattattacaatggaaaatcattatttagaacctttgcaactcatttcatgtatgttttcatggaaaacaaggacatttctaagtgacccaaaacttttgaacagtagtgtatatccTGTGTTCAGGGTATTCAAATCACTCTTTTTATCCCTTCAATCCTGTTGTTCACCCTCCAGACTACCTCATCCCTCCCCCTGCGGTTCCCCTGCACCatatggtagaggagatggaggatgagTATGACTACCCCCGACCCCAGGCTCCCCCAGCACCCGCCAGGCGTACCCTCTCTGACGTCACCGGCACCTCGGCCGCCTTCAGCTGCCGATCAATGGACAGCCCTACCATAGATGCCTGTATGTAACTCAGCATTAGTTTTCAGTCCTTTTCCTCTCTTGCTTTGTCATGTTAAGAGTTATATTTATCAAACACCACGAAcatgttctttcctctctcccagcTACGTTTTCATCAGGTCAGGACTCCGAGTGCCCCCCTAAGCCCCTCCCACGCCGGGTCAACTCAGACCACCGGCCCCGCCCCCTTACCCCAGAAGCCCTGCTCCCTCCGCCAGTCCATCAGCTGGCTACCGAGGGGGGCCCGTTCCCGGTGTGGCGCTACCCATCAACGGGGAGATAGAGCATCTGATGAGCCAGGGCTACTCGTTCCAGGACATTCAGAAGGCCCTGATGATCGCCCAGAACAACCTGGAGACGGCTAAGAACATCCTGCGCGAGTTTGTGTCCATCCCCTCCACGGCCCACATCCTCACGTAGCAGCCTCAACACCACACCCTATATCCTTTACCCACTGTGCCATAATGGATAGCATTTCTACTGTGCTGGTTGTGACCGGTCTGGAAGCACTGTAAATTGTAAGGGGAAGAGGACTCGATCCCATGCACAGGCATCTAAGTGAGAGGGAGAATGCTTGACGTGGCCTCTGTATGGCCAAGCCTTTGACCCTTGTATGGTTGTTTGTGCTTGCCTCCAGTCTTATTGTACGGCTCTAAGCATTTCCTTGTTTCTGAGTGCAAGGTAGAGTAAGCCGAAATTCACACGGTGT
Encoded here:
- the LOC124011372 gene encoding E3 ubiquitin-protein ligase CBL-like; the encoded protein is MAGNPRRGAGLIGLMKDAFQPHHQLLQPHQPAVVDKKMVEKCWKLMDKVVRLCQNPKVALKNSPPYILDLLPDTYQHLRTILSRYEGKIETLGENEYFRVVMENLTNKIKQTMSLFKEAKERMYEENSQPRRNLTKLSLIFSHMLAELKAIFPNGLFQGDNFRITKADAAEFWRRSFGDKTIVPWRMFRQALHEFHPISSGLEAMALKSTIDLTCNDYISVFEFDIFTRLFQPWSSLLRNWNSLAVTHPGYMAFLTYDEVKARLQRFIHKPGSYIFRLSCTRLGQWAIGYITADGNILQTIPHNKPLFQALIDGFREGFYLFPDGRAQNPDLTGLCEPSPQDHIKVTQEQYELYCEMGSTFQLCKICAENDKDVKIEPCSHLMCTSCLTAWQESEGQGCPFCRCEIKGTEPIVVDPFHPKNSSSGASFASFQGPYGVEGGGSLSVSPSNDEDDDDRLEDPHLIMSRLACTKVERPPSPVTPLPPVPPRLDLLQQRPPSSPGAPGQGATTKIAALHRDKPLPLPPALRELPPPPPPERPSPLGPPEGRLQRRPLPSTPPEPNWASNYMVPRHVAKAPPQTNGPSDSDCIHRAKPLAAIYSLAVGPQQESTGEKSSGSDEENEYMSPTSLPAAGPSWAMAGAVVPSPPPFQPTNRDSRTVACDVDCEDPQVYESMCNIQATATEPLPLPSLPQQPPESDYLIPPPAVPLHHMVEEMEDEYDYPRPQAPPAPARRTLSDVTGTSAAFSCRSMDSPTIDASTFSSGQDSECPPKPLPRRVNSDHRPRPLTPEALLPPPVHQLATEGGPFPVWRYPSTGR